Part of the Xenopus laevis strain J_2021 chromosome 2S, Xenopus_laevis_v10.1, whole genome shotgun sequence genome is shown below.
ATAAAAGGTTGTCTCATACCTCTCTATGATTATCTAGACTTGGTATGCGAGACTCATTGTCCCTTAGTAGTTGGAAGCTATATCTACAACCAGAACTCACAGCCAACTGGGGCATAACACACCTGATTTCTAGGTGATGTGTTACTTCCAGCACTAAAGGGATCACTTATAATTCTGTTTAACTATTTaatccaaagtaaatccaaatttattttacCAAGCATCAATCCGAGTGAAATAAAGCCCAAGGAACGTAATGGCACGCTGTGAGACATGGTCAATAAAAGCTATAAAACGGCACAACAGCAAATTCCAGTTGTAAACAAAGACTGAGCTGTCAAATCCCCTATGGGTTTTTTTgtcttacaaataaaaaaagaaagtgtttgccATAGGAGGCAAGGTCCTGGctagataataaaataataattctcaGGACTTAAAGAACATCCAAAAAGTGGTACTGAAAGTATGTCATCCTACCGTGCAATTaacatgttttcaaaatgtaACACTACAATAACAacgtataaaaaaataaagtaaaacagactTTGTGGGATCTTTTTGTTCCTGATAATGTGAGTGAGAGCATTTACAATACATTCAATGTTAAATTCTTAATTTCAAGTACTTTTTTGTGGTCTCTAACTCTTTGATCTTCATGAGAATGTTGAGTTCAATAGACACATTCCTTTGGAGGTAAATATTTCCTGAGTATTTAGAACATAAAAAgactacacaataaaaaaaatggaaaaaataaaataaaactaatatTAGTTAGCAGTGTACTTCTCTTTCCATCCCTTCTTAGTTGGTGGATCTTGAGCCTCATGTTTCAATGCTGTGTTGTTGGCTGGTCATCTGAATTATGGTAATATGGTTCCCCAAAGTGCCATGAAGGGGCTGCTAAAAAAATCAGGTATTATGTAAAATAGCAATTTAGGTCACTCAGTGGAAACAAGACCTTGAGAACGTTTGCAGAGCATCCAAACACCTGTTTGTGAAACCACAATGGTACTGCCAATATTTGGCAATAAATAGAAGGTATCCTGAGAACAGTATAGAGCTAATATTGAAATGTGTAGAAAAAGGTTCACCTCTGAATGTTTTTTCCTCTGCATAACATTCAACAGAGcacatatatctatacatatatgtatacatatatacagtacacagctTTCATGTTAAGATTTTTGTGAAAACAAATAGTCTTTGTTGACCTTTTTCCAGGTAGAGGTCTCACGCACGCACACACAACAAAAACAACACCAGTGTAGAGTCAAATTGTTCCATCAGAGTCATTTCACTGTTAGTGTCTTGAACCATACATTTTATTCCAATCCATGTATAAGTCCAGTTGCTTCTGAGAGGTACTGGCTCGGAGTTTACAAAATGCTCCTTCAAAGTCTTTGTAGGATGTTGGCTGTAGCTGTCCTGAAATACTGTGAAGATGATTGGCTCCAGCCTGCTGACATAGTTGAATCAGCTCATTGCCCGAATAGCCCTCTGTGTGTTTGACAAGCGATGCCATTTCCCTTTCACTAAGGCAGTAGTTTTGTTGTGCCAAGATGTGATGGAGGATTTGCCTCCTGGCTAGGCTATCTGGAGGTGAAATGTAAAATTTCTTTGCAAACCTGTGGTGTGCACCTTCATCAATGTCATCAGGCCTTTGTGACGTCCCAATGAAAATGATGTTATCATCAGATGAGGTAGCTATGTTATCTAAGAATGAAATAAGTCGAGATTTAAGATTACTCAAATGTGTATTTTCTTCATTTACATGAACAGAAAGAATCAGGTCAATTTCACTAATGAAAACTACAGTAGGCTGGTGACAGCTTGCCATGTACAGCACAGTCTCCAAGAttttttcactttcattcttcCACTTGGAAAGAAGAACAGTGCTGCTGAGCTTAAGAAACGTTGATCCAAGCTGTGTAGCAACACACCTACTCAGCAGTGTTTTCCCTGCACCTGGGGGACCAAATAACAAAATACTTTTTGGTGGCCTGTTGGTTCCTGTGTAGGCTCCAGGCCTCAAGATAGGCCATACCAATTCTTCTTCAATTACAGCCTTCACTGATGCATGGCCAGCAATATCTGTCCACTGCACAGGTGGGGCACATTCAACAATTTCATTATTAACAAGCTCCATGATAAGGGGATCCATGTTTTTTATACGATCTTCTGAAGAATTACAAAACATTGTCTGTTTTATACCTGGAACTTGCATTCTCTGTGCAAAAACATGGCCTGGCTCATTACCTCTATGCTCACCATTTATTACCGGGGGAGTGAATTTTCCAAATGTTTCACCAGATCTCAATGGTCTTTCTTCATTAAATGTTGGTGAAATCATCACTTTCATTGACTGGTTGTTATATTTTCCTGCCTGCTCTTCTTCTACTTGGCGTTTTCCAGatttaaaggacacctgttgTGCTTCACCATTGCGGCTAAAGCCATTGCCTCTGCAGTCATTTGGAACACTATCGGATATTGGAAATGAAGCATCCGAGGTAGACTTTGGTTGCTCATAGCTGTACTTTCTATACCTGCCCTCACTTTCTTCTGCTGCTGTCATGTCAAAAGCTTTTCTTTTCACGGAATTTGCTGTTTCTGTGCTCAGAGGAGGGACTGACAATGGTGCTAATGTAGAACTTTGGTAAGCATAACCCGGGACCATTGGGGGCCTTGATGATGTGGTATGGGGTGGAAGTGGTGTAGGAGCAGCAATACCAGATGGCAAATAACCTGGAGGATGAGTTGGATGCATTCCACCATATCCAGGACCAATGGAAGGCTGAGTTGGATAACCACTTGAGCTGTAGTTGTATAATGAGCCTGAAGAGCTGTATCCATGAACCAAAGCTGGTGATGCATGTGCTGGCTGAAGTCCTGAGCTGTGAAGAGATGAGGGATGGGTAGGTGGAAGTGCCGGTTGACTACAGTAGCCTGATGGAAGGTAGGTGCCACTATAGGTTGAGGTATAATCTTGGGGAGCTACAAGACCACCTGTTGCGTTTGGCCCCCCACATGTACTACCAGGGTAAATGGGGTCAGGAAGGTTACCAGATGCCACTGTTGGGCTAACCAATCCAATTGGACCATTGCCTGATTTAGAGCCAGCCAAGCTATCATGTATGGAGTTCACTGTATAAGAATTCTCAGACCCATGTGACATTTGCCAAGACTCAATGTCCCCCTTTTGTCCATTAACAGGTCCAAAGGCTCCATCTGTATAGGTATTAAGTGTAGATCGCTCATATGGTGAGTCCAGGACCCCAGAGTATTTCTCTGCATATCTTTTCAAGAGATTAGAAGCAGTCAGTGCAGATATATCATCATTGGCCCAAGCATAATTTAACCTTTGCCTGCTGTTGTGGTACACATCTGATTTGTGAGCTGGAGAAGAGGTGGTTGAAGAGACATCAAGGTGCTGCTCTGGCCACTGGGCATGCTCCGGTGTCCAGTGCATCTTCAAGagagctgataaaaaaaaaaaagtaaatgttaacAGGTTTTCTTACTACCATGACATAACAATAGTACAGAtgcctaaaatataaaatgttgccaATACAGTTATTTGAGTTCAGGCTAAtaaattaaagaagaactataTACTGGTGTTATTGAACCAGCCgaaaaggttcagcatctctatggtagtgatgatccaggccttcaaacttgTCTTAAGGggtttcccatcttggatcttgctaatggtgtctgtgacactcacatgctcagtgggctctgtgcagctgttgagaagctaagcttagggtgttgtctcaaattatcaagcagaaaatgagatttgcttGTCATATAATCTGACGCTACAGGGCtaaaattctaatgctaattgtgctggctTCTGAGTTGTCTTTCACtcataatctgaattatttacttttacagtatatttatattctatacattCAGTATTTTGTGAGTCGAAGCTGAGTAACTGggagcccagagcatgtgcagtgaatcagcagaaaagaagatggggagctactggggcatctttggagacacagatctttcctactaaacggctgtggttgccttgggcaggtacagagacccaaaacataatgtacaaagttTCAACcttacttctttggttaagctttagttctcctttaaaaatttcaacacaaacatttttcaaatttactTGAATATCTGTATgttgttttatattcattttcatacACATCTGGATTctgcattttgaaaatataatcaCATTTCTTATGAACTTGTGAATAAAAGAATTTCAATTAGCAATGAACAAAAGTTATTGTAGACCTA
Proteins encoded:
- the fignl2.S gene encoding fidgetin isoform X2, producing MHWTPEHAQWPEQHLDVSSTTSSPAHKSDVYHNSRQRLNYAWANDDISALTASNLLKRYAEKYSGVLDSPYERSTLNTYTDGAFGPVNGQKGDIESWQMSHGSENSYTVNSIHDSLAGSKSGNGPIGLVSPTVASGNLPDPIYPGSTCGGPNATGGLVAPQDYTSTYSGTYLPSGYCSQPALPPTHPSSLHSSGLQPAHASPALVHGYSSSGSLYNYSSSGYPTQPSIGPGYGGMHPTHPPGYLPSGIAAPTPLPPHTTSSRPPMVPGYAYQSSTLAPLSVPPLSTETANSVKRKAFDMTAAEESEGRYRKYSYEQPKSTSDASFPISDSVPNDCRGNGFSRNGEAQQVSFKSGKRQVEEEQAGKYNNQSMKVMISPTFNEERPLRSGETFGKFTPPVINGEHRGNEPGHVFAQRMQVPGIKQTMFCNSSEDRIKNMDPLIMELVNNEIVECAPPVQWTDIAGHASVKAVIEEELVWPILRPGAYTGTNRPPKSILLFGPPGAGKTLLSRCVATQLGSTFLKLSSTVLLSKWKNESEKILETVLYMASCHQPTVVFISEIDLILSVHVNEENTHLSNLKSRLISFLDNIATSSDDNIIFIGTSQRPDDIDEGAHHRFAKKFYISPPDSLARRQILHHILAQQNYCLSEREMASLVKHTEGYSGNELIQLCQQAGANHLHSISGQLQPTSYKDFEGAFCKLRASTSQKQLDLYMDWNKMYGSRH
- the fignl2.S gene encoding fidgetin isoform X1 is translated as MALLKMHWTPEHAQWPEQHLDVSSTTSSPAHKSDVYHNSRQRLNYAWANDDISALTASNLLKRYAEKYSGVLDSPYERSTLNTYTDGAFGPVNGQKGDIESWQMSHGSENSYTVNSIHDSLAGSKSGNGPIGLVSPTVASGNLPDPIYPGSTCGGPNATGGLVAPQDYTSTYSGTYLPSGYCSQPALPPTHPSSLHSSGLQPAHASPALVHGYSSSGSLYNYSSSGYPTQPSIGPGYGGMHPTHPPGYLPSGIAAPTPLPPHTTSSRPPMVPGYAYQSSTLAPLSVPPLSTETANSVKRKAFDMTAAEESEGRYRKYSYEQPKSTSDASFPISDSVPNDCRGNGFSRNGEAQQVSFKSGKRQVEEEQAGKYNNQSMKVMISPTFNEERPLRSGETFGKFTPPVINGEHRGNEPGHVFAQRMQVPGIKQTMFCNSSEDRIKNMDPLIMELVNNEIVECAPPVQWTDIAGHASVKAVIEEELVWPILRPGAYTGTNRPPKSILLFGPPGAGKTLLSRCVATQLGSTFLKLSSTVLLSKWKNESEKILETVLYMASCHQPTVVFISEIDLILSVHVNEENTHLSNLKSRLISFLDNIATSSDDNIIFIGTSQRPDDIDEGAHHRFAKKFYISPPDSLARRQILHHILAQQNYCLSEREMASLVKHTEGYSGNELIQLCQQAGANHLHSISGQLQPTSYKDFEGAFCKLRASTSQKQLDLYMDWNKMYGSRH